Genomic DNA from Candidatus Cloacimonas sp.:
TGGCTAATTATAATAAATCCTGTAAATCCCTATAATCCTGTTCATCCCATACCTATTTAAATCTGCGTAATCTGCGTAATCTGCGTGAAAATAAATCTGTAAAATCTGTGAGAGGAATTCACAATTCCGCTTGACAAAATAGTAACTCCCTATTTTCATAAACTTCAGTTGCTGAAACCCACTTTTCCAAAAATGTATTTCAGTGCTATAACTCTTTAGTTATAAATAAGATATTGACTTAAGAATATAGAGGTTTTGAGATGTTTTCGTCTATCCGCAAAAGAAACGGTTCAATCGTTGTTTTCGATCAACAAAAAATAGCCAAAGCAATTGAAAGTGCTGGACTTGCCACAGGTGAATTCGGAAAAGATATTGCTGCGGTTTTAACTTTGCGAGTACTTAATTTAGCACAGCAGGTTATTCCGGATGAAATTCCCGAAGTGGAGAAGATTCAGGATATTGTAGAGGAGGTTTTGCTTGCCTCACCTTATAAAAAGACCGCCAAATCCTATATTATTTATCGTGATCAGCATTCACGGATAAGAGAACTTGTTTCCAAAGCCAGTGTGGATTTGATAGATCAATATTTGGAAAAACTGGATTGGCAGGTGAATGAAAATTCCAATATGGCATACTCGCTGCAGGGATTGAATAACTACATAGCTTCGGAAGTAAGTAAGACCTATTGGCTGAATAAAATTTATCCTCCGGAAATTCGGGAAGCACATTTAAGCGGAGATTTGCATATTCACGATTTGGGTCAGCTTTCTGTTTATTGTGTAGGTTGGGATTTGATGGATTTGCTTTTAACCGGTTTTTGCGGAGCGGAAGGCAAAGTGGAAAGCACTCCTGCTAAGCATTTTAGAAGTGCTTTGGGGCAGATTGTTAATTTCTTTTATACTTTGCAGGGTGAAGCTGCAGGGGCACAGGCATTTTCCAGTTTTGACACTCTTTTAGCTCCTTTTATATATTACGACGGGCTTAACTACACAGAAGTAAAACAGGCGCTGCAGGAATTTGTTTTCAACATCAATGTTCCAACGCGGGTCGGTTTTCAAACCCCTTTCACCAATATCACTTTAGATTTAAAGCCCCATCAGCTCTACAAAGATCAGGCAGCTATCATTGGGGGCAAACCAAAAAATAAGACCTACGGAGATTTTCAGGCAGAAATGGACATTTTGAACAAAGCATTTCTGGAAGTAATGATTGAAGGCGATGCTAAAGGACGCGTTTTCACTTTTCCCATTCCGACCTATAATATCACCAAGGATTTTGAATGGGATAACCCCAATCTGAATTATTTATGGGAAGCAACTGCCAAATATGGCATTCCTTATTTTTCCAATTTTGTAAATTCTGATATGGACCCCAAAGATGCGCGCAGTATGTGTTGTCGTTTACGTTTGGATACCCGTAAACTGGAAACCAGAGGGGGAGGGCTTTTCGGAGCTAATCCTTTAACCGGTTCCATTGGAGTAGTAACTATTAATTTACCTCGCATTGGGTATCTGGCAAAAACGGAAGAGGAATTTTTCTCTCTCTTGGAGGAGCGTTTGCTGCTGGCTAAAAAATCCCTGGAAATAAAACGCAAGGTTCTGGAAAATTTTACGGAAGGCGGACTTTATCCCTATACCAAGTTCTATTTAAAAAGCATATTTGAACGCTTTCAGCAATACTGGAAAAACCATT
This window encodes:
- a CDS encoding ribonucleoside triphosphate reductase, whose translation is MFSSIRKRNGSIVVFDQQKIAKAIESAGLATGEFGKDIAAVLTLRVLNLAQQVIPDEIPEVEKIQDIVEEVLLASPYKKTAKSYIIYRDQHSRIRELVSKASVDLIDQYLEKLDWQVNENSNMAYSLQGLNNYIASEVSKTYWLNKIYPPEIREAHLSGDLHIHDLGQLSVYCVGWDLMDLLLTGFCGAEGKVESTPAKHFRSALGQIVNFFYTLQGEAAGAQAFSSFDTLLAPFIYYDGLNYTEVKQALQEFVFNINVPTRVGFQTPFTNITLDLKPHQLYKDQAAIIGGKPKNKTYGDFQAEMDILNKAFLEVMIEGDAKGRVFTFPIPTYNITKDFEWDNPNLNYLWEATAKYGIPYFSNFVNSDMDPKDARSMCCRLRLDTRKLETRGGGLFGANPLTGSIGVVTINLPRIGYLAKTEEEFFSLLEERLLLAKKSLEIKRKVLENFTEGGLYPYTKFYLKSIFERFQQYWKNHFSTIGIIGMNEAMQNFMNENLGTKKAQAFALKIMDYLRKRLLEFQAETQNNYNLEATPAEGTSYRLALLDKKQFPGIICANCDDDSPFYTNSSQLPVNFSDDIFEVLDLQDELQTKYTGGTVLHIFGGERVEYGQSIKALIKTVCEGYRLPYFTFSPTFSICPIHGYLDGEQPICPVCQTKTEVFSRIVGYLRPVSQWNEGKKAEFKLRTNFDLHKQQKKESSSIAKSHIV